The proteins below are encoded in one region of Methanofollis aquaemaris:
- a CDS encoding CBS domain-containing protein, producing MSNTQDTMYFETRVPLKEIMRVNPTTIEAEATVAKAAAHMCRDEVGSCIVLSGNIPTGIVTEQDINCKVVAKDLKPSSVYVREIMSTPLITIETEQTVGEAAQMMIKHRVRRLPVVEGGNVTGIVTVRDLLSVANELNELMSDLIVINRDESFDMGVCDRCGHMSDNLMRVDSMLLCEDCQEEERLR from the coding sequence ATGTCAAATACACAAGACACGATGTACTTTGAAACAAGAGTTCCGCTGAAGGAAATAATGAGGGTCAACCCCACCACCATCGAGGCTGAGGCAACGGTCGCAAAAGCCGCAGCCCACATGTGCCGTGATGAGGTCGGGAGTTGCATCGTCCTTTCAGGGAACATTCCCACCGGAATCGTCACCGAGCAGGACATCAACTGCAAGGTCGTCGCAAAGGATCTCAAGCCAAGTTCAGTGTATGTCAGGGAGATTATGAGCACTCCTCTGATCACCATCGAGACCGAACAGACGGTTGGGGAAGCTGCACAGATGATGATTAAACACCGGGTGAGAAGACTGCCCGTGGTCGAGGGCGGGAACGTGACCGGCATCGTCACGGTCAGGGATCTTCTTTCCGTTGCAAACGAGCTCAACGAACTGATGTCCGATCTCATCGTCATCAACCGCGATGAGAGTTTCGACATGGGCGTTTGCGACCGGTGCGGGCATATGAGCGACAACCTTATGCGGGTGGACTCAATGCTGCTGTGTGAAGACTGTCAGGAGGAGGAGCGCTTGAGATGA
- a CDS encoding Zn-ribbon domain-containing protein, giving the protein MPHKCTRCGREFEDGSTEILKGCPSCGGKKFLYVRDEQRHDDVLEEKSVEEIAEETGEETLEVMEGVSGPVDCYERVESIRIVGPGSYELNIEKLAQSEDMVVGLGNEGKYMVDILSMGRQRRKRRFWKD; this is encoded by the coding sequence ATGCCACATAAGTGTACCAGGTGCGGACGGGAATTTGAAGACGGTTCGACCGAAATCCTGAAGGGCTGCCCGAGTTGTGGGGGCAAGAAGTTTCTCTACGTCAGGGATGAGCAACGGCACGATGACGTGCTTGAGGAGAAGTCGGTCGAAGAGATTGCTGAGGAAACCGGTGAAGAGACGCTTGAGGTCATGGAAGGGGTTTCCGGGCCGGTTGACTGCTATGAACGCGTCGAATCGATCCGTATCGTCGGCCCTGGGTCTTATGAATTGAATATTGAGAAACTCGCGCAGAGCGAAGACATGGTGGTCGGCCTGGGGAATGAGGGGAAGTATATGGTTGATATCCTCTCTATGGGTCGTCAGCGCCGGAAACGACGTTTTTGGAAGGATTGA
- a CDS encoding 30S ribosomal protein S13, protein MDQEEEIKYFVRVRDTDLDGTKMALIALTGIKGIGRHAAKIITQQAEINPRAILGKMADDEIDRIRTAVDNYTSSVPTWMLNRPIDILSGKPRHLMASEVGLTLEEDINTMRKIRSYRGIRHETGQKVRGQRTKSTGRTGTTVGVSRKKA, encoded by the coding sequence ATGGATCAAGAAGAAGAAATCAAGTACTTCGTCCGGGTCAGAGACACCGACCTGGACGGCACGAAAATGGCGCTCATCGCCCTGACCGGGATCAAAGGGATCGGGCGGCATGCTGCAAAGATCATCACGCAGCAGGCCGAGATCAACCCACGCGCGATCCTCGGGAAGATGGCTGATGACGAGATCGACCGGATCCGTACCGCTGTTGACAACTACACGTCAAGCGTTCCTACCTGGATGCTGAACCGTCCCATTGATATCCTTTCAGGCAAGCCCAGACACCTCATGGCCAGCGAGGTCGGGCTCACCCTCGAAGAGGACATCAACACCATGCGCAAGATCCGCAGCTACCGCGGGATCCGCCACGAGACCGGCCAGAAGGTTCGCGGCCAGCGCACCAAGTCCACCGGCAGGACCGGCACGACCGTGGGTGTGAGCAGAAAGAAGGCCTGA
- a CDS encoding CBS domain-containing protein, whose amino-acid sequence MSEDMYIYIKDVMTKPVTIAKSAPITDALDKMLNEDVDPLIVTDNGSVAGIISREAIADKLGKKRNSDISPTKIHVANTVSTDYTAAYPDQGIEVLPALLQHAKIVVVFDTDHRLIGQVSYSDLLRVLQPSATLKEVTEPAFSINAEERVVHLRRRMVDEGLSRFIVTDENGSPIGIVTETDVAKSMQAFRQLVEGKYQDHRIRNLLVRDIMSAPLISINPDLSLSEIIDLMLKKKISSVAVSDGNNRVAGLVTRSSLVRAL is encoded by the coding sequence ATGAGCGAAGACATGTACATCTACATCAAAGACGTGATGACAAAACCAGTTACCATCGCCAAGTCCGCGCCTATCACCGATGCCCTCGACAAGATGCTGAACGAAGATGTCGATCCCCTCATTGTCACCGACAACGGGTCGGTGGCCGGCATCATCTCACGGGAGGCAATCGCCGACAAACTCGGGAAAAAACGGAATTCCGACATTTCACCCACCAAGATCCACGTCGCAAACACCGTTTCAACCGATTACACCGCTGCCTACCCGGACCAGGGCATCGAAGTCCTTCCCGCCCTCCTGCAGCACGCAAAGATCGTGGTGGTCTTTGATACCGACCACAGGCTCATCGGTCAGGTGAGTTACAGCGATCTCCTGCGGGTTCTCCAGCCCTCAGCAACACTCAAGGAGGTGACCGAGCCGGCCTTCTCCATCAACGCCGAGGAACGAGTCGTCCATCTCCGCCGCCGGATGGTAGACGAGGGGCTTTCCAGGTTCATCGTCACCGACGAGAACGGCAGCCCCATCGGGATCGTCACCGAGACCGATGTGGCGAAGTCGATGCAGGCCTTTCGCCAGCTCGTCGAGGGGAAGTATCAGGACCACCGGATCAGGAATCTCCTGGTCCGCGACATCATGTCCGCCCCCCTCATCTCGATCAACCCCGATCTCTCGCTCTCTGAGATCATCGACCTGATGCTCAAGAAGAAGATCAGTTCGGTGGCGGTCTCTGACGGTAACAACCGCGTCGCCGGACTCGTCACCCGTTCGTCGCTGGTCCGGGCCCTCTGA
- a CDS encoding 30S ribosomal protein S11 codes for MANEKEKWGVAHIFASFNNTIITVTDLSGAETITKSSGGMVVKQDRNESSPYAAMQMANNVANTMKEKGIIGLHVKVRAPGQGKQRSPGPGAQAAIRALARAGMRIGKIEDVTPVPHDSIRQKGGRRGRRV; via the coding sequence ATGGCAAACGAGAAGGAAAAATGGGGCGTCGCACACATCTTCGCCTCGTTCAACAACACCATCATAACCGTCACCGACCTCTCCGGCGCGGAGACTATCACCAAGAGCAGCGGCGGGATGGTCGTCAAGCAGGACCGCAACGAGAGTTCTCCCTATGCTGCGATGCAGATGGCCAACAACGTCGCCAACACCATGAAGGAGAAGGGCATCATCGGACTCCACGTGAAGGTCCGCGCCCCCGGCCAGGGCAAGCAGCGCAGCCCCGGTCCGGGCGCCCAGGCAGCCATCAGAGCACTTGCCCGTGCAGGCATGCGTATCGGCAAGATCGAGGATGTAACCCCGGTCCCGCATGATTCGATCCGTCAAAAGGGTGGGAGACGCGGAAGGAGAGTCTGA
- a CDS encoding DNA-directed RNA polymerase subunit D, with the protein MQIEFARIDDDAARFVLSDATPAFANAMRRAMIGEVPTLAIEDVRTYDNSSVLFDEILAHRLGLIPIKTDLSRFVLQSECSCGGEGCPLCMVSFTMSVEGPRTVLSSDLISTDPDTKLVHDDIPIVKLFEGQKVVLEARAVLGIGKNHAKWQPTNACGYKEYPVITVSENCDGCGMCIDECPRGVLELKGKTMGVVEGKLEECSICRLCEKACMTTGIGEEPAITVSADSSRFIFVVESDGSIPVLTIIEKGLEFIRKQSTDLSDTLSEIAGVN; encoded by the coding sequence ATGCAGATCGAATTTGCCAGAATTGATGATGACGCCGCTCGCTTCGTGTTGAGCGACGCCACCCCAGCGTTCGCCAATGCCATGCGCCGCGCCATGATCGGCGAGGTGCCGACGCTCGCCATCGAAGATGTCAGAACCTATGACAACTCCAGCGTACTCTTCGATGAGATTCTGGCACACAGACTCGGATTGATCCCGATAAAGACTGACCTGTCCCGTTTCGTTCTTCAGAGCGAATGTTCATGCGGCGGCGAAGGGTGTCCGCTCTGTATGGTGTCTTTCACCATGAGTGTCGAAGGCCCCAGAACCGTCCTCTCAAGCGACCTCATCTCAACCGACCCGGATACCAAACTGGTCCATGATGACATCCCCATCGTCAAACTCTTCGAGGGGCAGAAGGTCGTCCTTGAGGCCCGTGCCGTCCTTGGCATAGGGAAGAACCACGCCAAGTGGCAACCGACCAATGCCTGCGGGTACAAAGAGTACCCCGTCATCACCGTCTCTGAGAACTGCGACGGTTGTGGCATGTGCATTGACGAGTGCCCGCGCGGCGTGCTCGAACTGAAGGGCAAGACAATGGGTGTGGTCGAAGGCAAACTTGAAGAGTGCTCAATCTGTAGACTCTGCGAGAAGGCCTGCATGACCACCGGCATCGGCGAAGAGCCCGCAATCACGGTCTCCGCAGACAGCTCACGGTTCATCTTTGTCGTGGAAAGCGACGGGTCCATACCTGTTTTAACAATAATCGAAAAGGGACTGGAATTCATCAGGAAACAGTCGACGGATCTCTCAGATACATTGAGTGAGATAGCCGGAGTGAATTAG
- a CDS encoding CBS domain-containing protein, which translates to MMKAEEVMSSPVRVVAPDDTAAYARNLMIKHKISRLPVMEGAHVVGIITKKDLARRLRQTEPVWRRRPIDRIPVSILMTSEPMTVGPETGIRDIAAIMIDRMVSGLPVIKEGELLGIITKADVLRSKAAGNLGVGVTGLMEEAVIVNRYHSLDHIIDLLSERDEKMVVINNNGTLAGIITETNLAFFEYANVSGGIPEKDIKMLRKEASGGRKAFRYVTEVSAIAEDFMTHPVLTAPPETTAAEAVRMMVDHRINSVVITRGNEILGIVKRDNILQEVAK; encoded by the coding sequence ATGATGAAGGCGGAGGAGGTGATGTCATCACCGGTCAGAGTGGTCGCGCCTGATGACACAGCGGCGTATGCGAGGAACCTGATGATCAAACACAAGATCTCTCGTCTTCCGGTCATGGAAGGAGCCCACGTCGTGGGGATCATCACCAAAAAAGATCTTGCCCGTCGCCTGCGTCAGACCGAACCGGTCTGGCGGAGAAGACCGATCGACCGCATCCCGGTCTCCATCCTGATGACGTCCGAGCCCATGACCGTCGGCCCGGAGACCGGCATCAGGGACATCGCTGCCATCATGATCGACCGGATGGTCAGCGGCCTGCCGGTGATCAAAGAGGGAGAACTCCTCGGTATTATCACCAAGGCAGATGTCCTCAGATCAAAGGCGGCAGGGAATCTCGGAGTGGGGGTCACCGGGTTGATGGAAGAAGCCGTGATCGTGAACCGTTATCATTCCCTCGATCACATCATCGACCTTCTCTCAGAGCGGGATGAAAAGATGGTTGTCATCAACAACAATGGGACACTCGCCGGCATCATCACCGAAACCAATCTTGCATTCTTCGAATACGCAAACGTGTCCGGGGGCATACCCGAAAAAGATATAAAAATGCTGAGGAAAGAAGCATCTGGTGGAAGAAAAGCATTCAGATATGTAACTGAAGTCTCGGCAATCGCGGAGGACTTCATGACCCACCCGGTCCTGACCGCTCCCCCCGAGACCACCGCCGCCGAGGCGGTGCGAATGATGGTCGACCACCGCATCAACAGCGTGGTCATTACACGAGGAAACGAAATCCTCGGTATCGTGAAACGGGACAATATCTTACAGGAAGTGGCAAAATGA
- a CDS encoding 30S ribosomal protein S4, whose product MGYPGKNHKTYSTPKRRFEKSRIEEEVKLVIEYGLRNKKELWKAQSALRKYRKATREILALESAGTDTTQSEAKKQQLLNRLERYGLVGGEADIDDVLALKTEQELERRLQTVVYRKGLARSPKQARQFITHGHIAIGNRKVTIPGYMVPRDQESQIEYYGHSPLATESHAERTRISGR is encoded by the coding sequence ATGGGATATCCAGGCAAGAATCATAAAACTTACTCCACCCCGAAGCGCCGGTTCGAGAAGAGCCGCATCGAGGAGGAAGTTAAACTCGTTATTGAGTACGGCCTGAGGAACAAGAAGGAACTCTGGAAGGCCCAGAGCGCCCTGCGCAAGTACCGTAAGGCCACCCGTGAAATCCTCGCCCTCGAATCTGCGGGCACCGACACCACACAGTCGGAAGCCAAGAAGCAGCAGCTCCTCAACCGCCTTGAGCGCTACGGCCTGGTCGGTGGAGAGGCTGACATCGACGATGTCCTCGCCCTGAAGACCGAGCAGGAACTCGAGCGCAGACTTCAGACCGTCGTCTACCGGAAGGGACTCGCCCGCTCACCCAAACAGGCCCGCCAGTTCATCACCCATGGCCACATCGCCATCGGCAACCGCAAGGTCACCATCCCCGGCTACATGGTCCCCAGAGATCAGGAAAGCCAGATCGAATATTACGGGCACTCTCCGCTCGCCACCGAGTCGCACGCTGAGCGCACCAGGATCAGCGGGAGGTAA
- a CDS encoding DUF2073 domain-containing protein, with product MIQGVQIDFVSADRMERLSMMEKIRLILDNVRAGRIVVLERGLAPEEQSRLIEVTMMEISPGGFSGIEIETYPTKDGGEGFGGFLSRFVGRKPDESRLTVIGPANQLKTLKKDEGLISAWVSSR from the coding sequence ATGATCCAGGGAGTTCAGATTGATTTCGTCTCTGCGGATAGGATGGAGAGGCTGAGCATGATGGAGAAGATCAGGCTGATCCTCGACAATGTCAGGGCCGGCCGGATCGTCGTGCTCGAACGTGGGCTTGCTCCTGAAGAGCAGAGCAGGCTCATTGAAGTTACGATGATGGAGATCAGTCCGGGAGGTTTTTCCGGGATTGAGATCGAGACCTATCCGACAAAGGATGGGGGTGAGGGGTTCGGAGGCTTTTTATCCCGGTTTGTAGGGAGGAAGCCTGACGAGTCCAGACTCACGGTGATTGGACCCGCAAACCAGCTCAAAACCTTGAAAAAGGACGAGGGTCTGATCAGTGCATGGGTCTCCTCACGGTGA
- a CDS encoding 50S ribosomal protein L18e, giving the protein MAKTTNQKTNPRLTHLIATLKDTARENDAKVWRAIAQNLESPSRNYAEVNIGKINRYAQDGETILVPGKVLGSGVLNQKVSVAALNFSESAISKINGLEGSCMTIEELVQTNPKGSGVRILR; this is encoded by the coding sequence ATGGCAAAGACGACGAACCAGAAGACGAACCCGCGCCTTACGCACCTCATCGCGACGCTCAAAGACACGGCGCGCGAGAACGATGCGAAGGTCTGGCGGGCCATCGCACAAAATCTGGAATCACCCAGCAGAAACTACGCTGAGGTGAACATCGGAAAGATCAATCGGTACGCCCAGGACGGCGAGACAATCCTGGTGCCGGGCAAAGTGCTCGGGAGCGGCGTGCTTAACCAGAAAGTATCGGTGGCGGCACTGAACTTCTCCGAGTCCGCGATCAGCAAGATCAACGGCCTCGAGGGCAGCTGCATGACCATTGAAGAACTGGTCCAGACAAACCCGAAGGGCTCTGGCGTGAGGATTCTGAGGTGA
- a CDS encoding KamA family radical SAM protein produces the protein MKPRYLTRVDQIDALNAEDKAPLRKVEDMFAFRSNEYYLSLIDWNDPTDPIRRIAIPDPMELEDQGVLDPSQEKNYTVVRGIQHKYRETALLLVSDVCGSFCRFCFRKRLFIERGAEVTRDVTEELAYIRDHSEITNVLLTGGDPLIMSTSKLEPIVRAVREIEHVRIIRIGSKMPAFNPFRIIEDPALLEMIRRYSTPEKRIYIMAQFNHPRELTSRALEALSLLMEAGAVVVNQTPLLRGINDDPEVLAKLFKKLSFIGVPPYYVFQCRPTRGNGMFQVPVEETYEIFEEAKAQVSGLAKRAKLVMSHVSGKIEIAGLTDDCIYFKYHQAADSANIGRFMAFKRNPAALWFDDYTEPVNDRADLPGLTCPI, from the coding sequence ATGAAACCACGATACCTGACACGAGTTGACCAGATCGATGCCCTGAATGCTGAAGACAAGGCCCCCCTCAGGAAGGTCGAGGATATGTTTGCTTTCCGCTCAAACGAATATTATCTCTCTCTCATCGATTGGAATGATCCGACCGATCCGATCCGGAGAATCGCGATTCCCGATCCGATGGAACTGGAGGATCAAGGGGTTCTCGATCCTTCGCAGGAGAAGAACTATACGGTTGTCAGAGGGATCCAGCACAAGTACCGGGAGACTGCGTTGCTCCTGGTGTCGGATGTATGTGGATCATTCTGTCGGTTCTGCTTCCGAAAACGCTTGTTCATCGAGAGGGGTGCTGAGGTGACGAGAGATGTGACCGAGGAACTTGCTTATATCAGGGATCATTCCGAGATCACGAATGTCCTCCTGACCGGCGGAGATCCATTGATCATGTCCACGTCAAAGCTCGAACCGATCGTGCGTGCGGTGCGGGAGATCGAGCATGTCAGGATCATCAGGATCGGGTCCAAGATGCCTGCCTTCAATCCGTTCCGGATCATCGAGGATCCGGCGCTGCTGGAGATGATCAGGCGTTATTCGACGCCTGAGAAGCGGATTTATATCATGGCTCAGTTCAACCACCCCCGTGAACTCACTTCCCGGGCATTGGAGGCTCTCTCTCTCCTCATGGAGGCCGGGGCGGTGGTGGTGAACCAGACGCCTTTGTTGCGCGGGATCAACGACGACCCGGAGGTGCTCGCGAAACTCTTCAAGAAACTCTCTTTCATCGGTGTCCCGCCGTACTATGTCTTCCAGTGCCGTCCGACGCGGGGGAACGGGATGTTCCAGGTACCGGTTGAGGAGACGTATGAGATCTTTGAGGAGGCGAAGGCGCAGGTCTCCGGACTTGCAAAGCGTGCGAAACTCGTGATGTCCCATGTGAGCGGGAAGATCGAGATCGCGGGCTTGACTGATGATTGTATCTATTTCAAGTATCACCAGGCGGCTGATTCGGCAAATATCGGGCGTTTCATGGCGTTCAAGCGCAACCCGGCCGCACTCTGGTTCGATGACTACACCGAACCGGTGAACGACCGTGCCGATCTGCCGGGGTTGACCTGCCCGATCTGA
- a CDS encoding Era-like GTP-binding protein encodes MNFLFRAKLKASKFFRAFFGKKHSRIGIYGPPNAGKTTLANRIVRDWTGDAVGPVSEVPHETRRARRKEDITITGTNGNSVVIDIVDTPGVTTKIDYHEFLEYGLEKDEAVRRAREATEGVAEAMHWLRGDLDGVIYMLDSTQDPFMQVNIMMIGIVESRKLPVVIVANKIDLPDAAPQRIRSAFPQHPVVQISGMEGKNVESLYETMTQIFG; translated from the coding sequence ATGAATTTTCTGTTTCGGGCAAAACTGAAGGCATCTAAATTCTTCCGGGCATTCTTCGGGAAGAAACACTCAAGGATCGGGATTTATGGGCCCCCCAACGCAGGGAAGACCACCCTTGCCAATAGGATCGTCAGGGATTGGACCGGTGACGCGGTCGGCCCGGTGAGTGAGGTACCCCACGAAACCAGGCGGGCCCGCCGTAAGGAGGATATCACGATCACCGGTACGAACGGGAATTCGGTTGTCATCGATATCGTCGATACCCCCGGTGTGACGACCAAGATCGACTATCATGAGTTTCTGGAGTACGGTCTGGAGAAGGACGAGGCGGTCAGACGGGCCAGAGAAGCGACCGAGGGTGTCGCCGAGGCGATGCACTGGCTCCGCGGCGATCTTGACGGCGTTATCTACATGCTTGACTCCACGCAGGATCCCTTCATGCAGGTGAACATCATGATGATCGGGATCGTCGAGAGCAGGAAACTCCCGGTCGTGATCGTCGCCAACAAGATCGATCTCCCCGACGCTGCGCCGCAGCGGATCAGGTCCGCCTTCCCCCAGCACCCGGTGGTGCAGATCTCAGGGATGGAGGGGAAGAATGTCGAATCGCTCTATGAAACGATGACTCAAATCTTCGGGTGA
- a CDS encoding deoxyhypusine synthase — translation MELNPRRPVRPNSDVPSLVHAMSMTGFQGRKLGESVRVWSEMIQDPDCTIILGLSGAMVPAGMQECLIELIAHRYVDAIVSTGANIFHDIAEHLSINHYLGHHCVDDAALYEQGIDRIYDVFAYENEFRSVDYRVASFAESLAPYHASSADFIRRLVGHITDLAPNGRSFTAAAVQAGIPIFVPALCDSSLGIALTVARRRGAEVAIDQIADADELTGIVEGAQKTGVVYVGGGVPKNFIQQTQVIASMHGHELGGHAYAVQYTSDAPHWGGLSGCTFEEAISWGKESPETRSVQCFCDATIALPIVTSALLGSGLERARPGRT, via the coding sequence ATGGAACTCAACCCACGCCGACCGGTCCGCCCAAACAGCGACGTTCCATCACTCGTACACGCCATGAGCATGACCGGGTTCCAGGGCAGAAAACTGGGAGAATCAGTCAGGGTCTGGTCAGAGATGATCCAGGATCCCGACTGCACCATCATCCTCGGGCTTTCAGGGGCCATGGTCCCCGCCGGGATGCAAGAGTGCCTCATCGAACTGATCGCTCATCGATACGTCGACGCCATTGTCTCAACCGGCGCGAATATCTTTCACGATATCGCCGAACACCTCAGCATCAATCACTACCTGGGCCACCATTGTGTCGATGACGCAGCACTGTATGAACAGGGTATCGACCGGATCTACGATGTCTTTGCGTACGAGAATGAATTCAGAAGTGTAGACTACCGGGTTGCCTCCTTCGCCGAGAGCCTCGCCCCGTACCACGCCTCCTCAGCAGACTTCATCCGCCGGCTCGTCGGACATATCACCGATCTCGCACCGAACGGTCGGTCGTTCACCGCAGCCGCCGTACAGGCCGGGATCCCGATCTTTGTCCCGGCCCTCTGCGACTCATCGCTCGGCATCGCCCTCACCGTCGCGCGCCGGCGGGGCGCGGAAGTTGCGATCGACCAGATCGCCGATGCCGACGAACTGACCGGGATCGTCGAAGGCGCTCAAAAGACCGGGGTCGTCTATGTTGGCGGTGGCGTCCCGAAAAACTTCATCCAGCAGACCCAGGTGATCGCCTCGATGCACGGGCACGAACTTGGCGGCCATGCCTACGCAGTCCAGTATACCTCCGACGCCCCCCACTGGGGCGGACTGTCAGGGTGTACCTTCGAGGAGGCGATCTCATGGGGGAAAGAATCGCCGGAGACCAGAAGTGTTCAATGTTTCTGCGACGCCACCATCGCTCTCCCGATCGTCACTTCAGCCCTTCTCGGGAGCGGGCTCGAACGGGCTCGCCCCGGTCGGACCTAA
- a CDS encoding CBS domain-containing protein has product MKVAEDLMVKTPVLTTGDPMTRARQVLRDDIFREIPITNARGRYVGYINITDVLKITETKSDVLIEGFVREGTTVPSDLPLIRVAEAIRENGTDTATVVDDNRNVLGSVLLSEIFPILCTREDLHGEIKDYMRRSPPVCETTDTVSRAYAQMLDRDITAFAVMKNNTLTGIISRRDILNNGRVRKSLERGGKVPVESVMVTPPVTVDLEEDIRTAAERMVEHDLSQMPVMEGETLVGMIDRHDVLKGLHVKE; this is encoded by the coding sequence ATGAAAGTGGCTGAAGATCTGATGGTGAAGACCCCGGTCCTCACCACAGGCGATCCCATGACCCGGGCACGCCAGGTGCTGCGTGACGATATCTTCCGCGAGATCCCGATCACCAATGCCAGAGGGCGTTATGTCGGGTATATCAACATCACCGACGTGCTGAAGATCACTGAGACAAAGTCCGACGTTCTCATTGAGGGGTTTGTCCGCGAAGGGACCACGGTCCCGTCCGACCTGCCCCTGATACGAGTCGCGGAAGCGATCCGCGAGAACGGGACCGATACAGCCACCGTCGTAGATGACAACAGAAACGTGCTTGGCAGCGTGCTGCTCTCGGAGATCTTCCCTATCCTCTGCACACGCGAGGACCTCCACGGGGAGATCAAGGACTACATGCGCCGGTCACCGCCGGTCTGTGAAACCACCGACACCGTCAGCAGAGCCTATGCACAGATGCTTGACAGAGACATCACCGCGTTCGCAGTGATGAAGAACAATACCCTGACCGGAATCATATCCAGGAGGGACATCCTGAATAACGGCAGAGTGAGAAAAAGCCTCGAACGGGGAGGGAAGGTGCCGGTCGAGAGCGTGATGGTGACGCCACCCGTCACCGTCGACCTTGAAGAAGACATCAGAACAGCAGCAGAGCGCATGGTCGAGCACGATCTATCACAGATGCCGGTCATGGAGGGTGAAACCCTTGTCGGCATGATCGACAGGCATGACGTACTGAAAGGGCTCCATGTGAAGGAATGA
- a CDS encoding CBS domain-containing protein, with the protein MYQNWQNTNQGDKLLKMPGKLDRGPVDFKSRVVETRGEVMGIATRDVISAPPTTRIIDAVEMMTDCGFRRLPITDAGTHRLRGIVTARDIIDLLGGGDHYNLVRVKHNGNLIAAINESVRSIMTQRVRTIPDSASLAEVTETIVTQKIGGLPIVNDEEVVVGIVTERDVMKALATEETDVVVEGVMSTGLRVTGPDTPIGTVTREMIAHGFRRLPIVSDDVLFGIVTASDIMKYLGNGEVFTRLSTGDVGEMMALPVRTLVSGDLYTTVPDRNINDAALKMLQKKVGALPVIEDGKLIGLITEFDLVRAFSQE; encoded by the coding sequence ATGTACCAGAACTGGCAGAACACGAATCAGGGCGACAAACTCCTGAAGATGCCCGGGAAACTGGACCGCGGACCGGTCGACTTCAAGTCCCGGGTCGTCGAGACCAGGGGCGAAGTGATGGGTATCGCAACCAGAGATGTCATCTCAGCCCCCCCGACGACTCGTATCATCGATGCAGTCGAAATGATGACCGATTGCGGTTTCCGAAGGCTCCCGATCACTGACGCCGGAACCCATCGGCTGCGCGGGATCGTCACCGCCCGCGATATCATCGACCTCCTCGGCGGCGGGGATCACTACAACCTTGTGCGGGTCAAACACAACGGCAACCTCATCGCCGCGATCAACGAGAGCGTGCGGTCGATCATGACCCAACGGGTCAGGACGATCCCCGACTCGGCCTCGCTCGCCGAGGTCACCGAGACGATCGTCACCCAGAAGATCGGAGGTCTCCCGATCGTGAACGACGAAGAGGTTGTCGTCGGGATCGTCACCGAGCGCGATGTCATGAAGGCACTCGCCACCGAGGAGACCGACGTCGTGGTCGAAGGGGTTATGAGCACCGGACTGCGGGTCACCGGCCCCGACACGCCCATAGGCACGGTCACCAGAGAGATGATCGCGCATGGCTTCAGGCGTCTGCCCATCGTCTCCGACGACGTCCTTTTCGGGATTGTCACGGCATCAGACATCATGAAATATCTCGGAAACGGCGAGGTCTTCACCAGACTTTCCACCGGCGACGTGGGAGAAATGATGGCCCTGCCGGTTCGCACGCTTGTCTCAGGCGATCTGTACACCACGGTCCCTGACAGGAACATCAATGATGCGGCACTGAAGATGCTGCAGAAAAAGGTCGGTGCTCTCCCGGTCATTGAAGACGGGAAACTGATCGGCCTGATCACCGAATTTGATCTTGTAAGAGCGTTTTCCCAGGAGTGA